Proteins encoded in a region of the Delphinus delphis chromosome 13, mDelDel1.2, whole genome shotgun sequence genome:
- the DSG2 gene encoding desmoglein-2, whose product MALGAGGSLLLLLICFNFGNGLHLEALHSRNENKLLPKHTHSVRQKRAWITAPVALREGEDLSRKNPIAKIHSDIAEEKDLKITYKYTGKGITEPPFGVFVFNKDTGLLNVTTILDREETPFFLLMGYALDEKGNNLEKPIELRIKVLDINDNEPVFTQDVFVGSVEELSAANTLVMKITATDADEPNTLNSKISYRIVSQEPASSPLFYLNKDTGEVYTTTITLDREEHSSYTLTVEARDGNGQVTDKPVKQAQVQIHILDVNDNIPVVENKVYEGIVEENKANVEVLRIKVFDADEVGSDNWLANFTFASGNEGGYFHIETDTQTNEGIVTLIKEVDYEEMKNLDVNIIVTNKAAFHKSVKNKYKPTPIPIKVKVKNVKEGIYFKSSIIQFHTSESVEKSSQSQIMGKFQAFDGDTGQVARVKYAKFEDIDNWISVDSATSEIRLVKIPDYESRYVQNGTYTAKILAVTEEYPRKTITGTISITVEDINDNCPTLVDPVQTVCDDVQYVNVTAEDLDGPQNSWPFSFSVIDKPAGMAERWKIVSRESTSMLLQQKEPTLGRSDIHLLIADSKGFSCPEKQVLKLTVCKCVEGGGCVEMWIDSYVGLGPAAIALTMFALLLLLLVPLLLLKCRCGKGAKGFTPIPGTIEMLHPWNNEGAPPEDKAVLPLLEADHRDCAAVGGGAGAVTTKAATVKGSSSASFIKGQHEMSEVDGRWEEYRSFVSGGATQVTGTAGALMTTETLRTTRATVASREVAGARAAAVAVNEEFLRSYFTEKAASYAEEDDIHTAKDCLLVYSQEETDSLQGSIGCCSFIEGELDDGFLDDLGWKFKTLAEVCWGQKIEMDMEIEQRPKPMRETDVKAASHSFYEQTRVNSENTYPSGSSFQVPKPLHEANTEKVTQEIVTEKSVSSRQAQKVAAPLSDPLASGNVIVTETSYTTGSTVPLSTVVLDPRQSEGLMVTERVYAPASLLGEQQYASEGGIMVTERVIQPHGGSPGPLEGTLHLPDAHYVMVRERERFLTPSSRVQPPLAAHSVAVGQNVTVMERVLTPASTLQSNYQIPSETSVMAKKTVVSGAGVPGPPPDSGFKESSHSNYTITTSSTRVSKPSTVQQFS is encoded by the exons atctGCTTTAACTTTGGAAATGGACTCCATTTAGAG gcCTTACActcaagaaatgaaaataagctgCTTCCTAAACATACTCACTCAGTGAGGCAAAAGCGTGCTTGGATTACTGCCCCTGTGGCTCTTCGGGAAGGAGAGGATCTGTCCAGGAAGAATCCGATTGCCAAG ATACATTCTGATATtgcagaagaaaaagacctaaaaattacatacaaatacACTGGAAAAGGGATCACAGAGCCACCTTTTGGTGTGTTTGTCTTTAATAAAGACACCGGATTACTGAACGTTACCACCATTCTAGATCGAGAAGAAACACCATTTTTTCTG CTAATGGGTTATGCTTTGGATGAGAAAGGAAACAACTTAGAGAAACCAATAGAACTCCGAATTAAAGTTCTTGACATCAATGACAATGAGCCAGTGTTCACACAGGACGTCTTTGTTGGGTCTGTTGAAGAGCTGAGTGCAGCAA ATACCCTTGTGATGAAAATCACCGCAACAGATGCAGATGAGCCCAACACTCTGAATTCTAAAATTTCTTATAGAATCGTATCTCAGGAGCCTGCTAGTTCTCCATTGTTTTACCTAAATAAAGATACAGGAGAGGTTTATACAACCACTATTACCTTGGACAGAGag GAACACAGCAGTTATACTTTGACGGTAGAAGCAAGAGATGGCAATGGACAAGTAACAGACAAGCCAGTAAAACAAGCTCAAGTTCAGATTCATATTTTGGACGTCAATGACAATATACCTGTAGTCGAAAATAAAGTG TATGAAGGAATAGTTGAAGAAAACAAAGCCAATGTAGAAGTTTTACGCATAAAAGTGTTCGATGCAGATGAAGTAGGCTCCGATAATTGGTTAGCCAATTTTACTTTTGCATCAGGAAATGAAGGGGGTTATTTCCACATAGAAACTGATACTCAAACTAATGAAGGAATCGTGACCCTTATTAAG GAAGTAGAttatgaagaaatgaagaatctTGACGTCAACATTATTGTCACTAACAAAGCAGCTTTTCACAAATCAGTTAAGAATAAATATAAGCCTACACCCATTCCGATCAAAGTCAaagtgaaaaatgtgaaagaaggcatttattttaaaagcagcataATCCAATTTCACACTAGCGAGAGTGTGGAAAAATCAAGCCAAAGCCAAATAATGGGAAAATTTCAAGCTTTTGATGGCGACACTGGACAAGTAGCCCGTGTAAA ATATGCCAAATTTGAAGATATAGACAATTGGATCTCTGTGGATTCTGCCACCTCTGAAATTAGACTTGTAAAAATTCCTGATTATGAATCCAGATATGTCCAAAATGGTACATACACTGCAAAGATTTTGGCTGTGACAGAAG aatatcCTAGAAAAACCATCACTGGCACTATTAGTATCACGGTTGAAGACATCAATGACAATTGTCCCACGCTGGTCGACCCTGTGCAGACTGTCTGTGATGATGTGCAATACGTGAACGTGACCGCAGAGGACCTGGACGGACCCCAAAACAGCTGGCCTTTCAGTTTCTCTGTCATTGACAAACCAGCTGGAATGGCAGAAAGGTGGAAAATAGTAAGCCGAGAAA GTACCAGCATGCTACTGCAACAAAAGGAACCAACGCTTGGGAGGAGTGACATTCACTTGCTGATTGCAGATAGTAAAGGCTTCAGTTGCCCTGAAAAGCAAGTCCTTAAACTCACCGTCTGCAAGTGTGTGGAAGGCGGTGGCTGTGTAGAAATGTGGATTGACTCCTACGTTGGCCTCGGACCTGCAGCAATCGCGCTTACAATGTTTGCCCTTCTGCTCTTGCTAC TTGTACCACTTCTACTGCTGAAGTGCCGTTGTGGGAAGGGTGCCAAAGGCTTTACCCCCATCCCTGGTACCATAGAGATGCTGCATCCTTGGAACAACGAAGGGGCACCACCTGAAGACAAG GCAGTGCTGCCTCTTCTAGAGGCAGACCACAGAGACTGTGCAGCTGTAGGCGGCGGAGCAGGGGCTGTGACCACCAAGGCTGCTACCGTGAAAGGAAGCAGCTCCGCTTCCTTTATCAAAGGGCAGCATGAGATGTCCGAGGTGGACGGCCGATGGGAGGAATACAGGAGCTTCGTCTCAGGGGGGGCCACCCAGGTTACAGGGACAGCAGGAGCCTTGATGACCACGGAAACCCTTAGGACCACGAGAGCCACGGTGGCTTCTAGAGAAGTGGCCGGAGCTCGAGCAGCTGCGGTGGCAGTGAATGAGGAATTCTTAAGAAGTTATTTCACTGAA AAAGCTGCCTCTTATGCCGAGGAAGATGACATTCACACAGCCAAAGACTGCCTTCTGGTTTACTCTCAGGAAGAAACTGACTCTCTCCAGGGTTCCATTGGCTGTTGCAGTTTTATTGAAGGAGAGCTAGATGACGGCTTCTTAGATGACTTAGGATGGAAATTCAAGACACTCGCTGAAGTTTGCTGGGGTCAAAAAATAGAGATGGATATGGAAATCGAGCAGAGGCCAAAACCTATGAGAGAAACAGACGTGAAGGCAGCTTCACATTCATTCTATGAGCAAACCAGGGTTAATTCCGAGAATACTTATCCCTCCGGTAGCAGCTTTCAAGTTCCAAAACCCTTGCATGAAGCAAACACAGAGAAAGTCACTCAGGAAATAGTCACTGAAAAATCTGTGTCTTCTAGGCAGGCTCAAAAGGTAGCTGCACCACTTTCAGATCCATTGGCTTCTGGTAACGTGATAGTGACAGAAACTTCCTATACCACGGGCTCCACAGTGCCACTGAGCACTGTGGTCCTGGACCCCAGACAGTCCGAAGGCCTGATGGTGACAGAGCGGGTCTATGCCCCGGCGTCCCTCTTGGGAGAGCAGCAGTACGCTAGCGAGGGTGGCATCATGGTTACCGAGAGAGTCATCCAGCCTCACGGGGGCTCACCTGGCCCCCTGGAGGGCACCCTGCATCTTCCCGACGCACACTATGTTATGGTGCGGGAAAGAGAGCGCTTCCTCACCCCCAGCTCCCGTGTGCAGCCCCCTCTGGCTGCACACAGTGTAGCCGTAGGACAGAACGTGACAGTGATGGAAAGAGTGCTAACACCAGCTTCCACTCTGCAATCTAATTACCAGATTCCTTCCGAAACCTCTGTAATGGCCAAAAAGACTGTGGTTTCTGGAGCTGGAGTCCCGGGCCCTCCGCCAGACTCAGGCTTCAAGGAGTCTAGTCATTCTAATTATACAATAACCACATCTTCCACCAGGGTCTCCAAGCCTAGCACAGTCCAGCAGTTCTCCTAA